One segment of Anopheles stephensi strain Indian chromosome 3, UCI_ANSTEP_V1.0, whole genome shotgun sequence DNA contains the following:
- the LOC118512324 gene encoding galectin-7-like translates to MPMNDWALVSTKQRPDAHTRFERCTPWSEVSAATMSQLPVFNPPTPFLAHMPAGLGIYRKITIRGKMTHDQFNINLQTGPNTNPRDDTALHISIRPRDGVIIRNSIQFRSWGIEERFGGCPVQKRSYFDVTITVKPDSFGIAVNGAHYCDFNHRLPYASIRFIHIGEGANVDAITSE, encoded by the exons ATGCCGATGAATGATTGGGCGTTAGTTTCCACGAAGCAACGcccagacgcacacacacggttcGAACGGTGCACACCTTGGAGTGAAGTGTCCGCTGCAACAATGTCTCAACTTCCCGTGTTTAATCCG CCAACTCCCTTCCTGGCCCATATGCCAGCGGGGCTGGGAATCTATAGGAAAATTACCATTCGTGGCAAAATGACTCATGACCA GTTCAACATCAACCTGCAGACCGGACCCAACACGAACCCCCGCGACGACACGGCGCTGCACATCAGCATTCGACCCCGCGACGGCGTTATCATCCGCAATTCCATCCAGTTCCGCAGCTGGGGCATCGAGGAACGCTTCGGCGGCTGTCCGGTGCAGAAGAGGTCCTACTTCGACGTGACCATCACGGTGAAACCGGACAGCTTTGGCATTGCGGTCAACGGGGCACACTACTGTGACTTTAACCATCGTCTGCCGTACGCTTCGATTCGCTTCATTCACATTGGCGAAGGCGCAAACGTTGATGCCATCACGTCCGAGTAG
- the LOC118512326 gene encoding galectin-4-like, whose product MAQLPVYNPPSPFLGMLPAGLGLYRKITIRGRMTHDMFNINLQTGPNVDPRDDAALHISIRPREGLIVRNTYQFHSWGVEERFGGCPVQKRSYFDVSITVKPDSYGIAVNGCHFCDFNHRLPYASVRFIHTGVGAQIDAIITE is encoded by the exons ATGGCACAGCTACCCGTGTACAATCCG CCATCGCCCTTCCTTGGAATGCTTCCGGCCGGATTGGGGCTGTACCGAAAGATCACAATCCGCGGCCGAATGACTCACGACAT gTTCAACATAAACCTGCAGACCGGACCCAACGTAGATCCGAGAGATGATGCGGCGTTACACATCAGCATTCGGCCGCGGGAAGGACTGATCGTGCGCAACACCTATCAATTCCACAGCTGGGGCGTTGAGGAACGGTTCGGCGGATGTCCGGTGCAGAAGCGGTCGTACTTCGACGTCAGCATTACGGTGAAACCGGACAGCTACGGGATTGCGGTGAACGGGTgccatttctgtgactttaacCATCGGCTTCCGTACGCCTCGGTACGCTTCATACACACCGGTGTCGGGGCACAGATCGATGCCATCATAACAGAGTGA
- the LOC118512325 gene encoding 32 kDa beta-galactoside-binding lectin lec-3-like, translating to MALMLPLFSPEIPCLGAILGGLPPGKKLIIQGTLTGDRFNVNLQYGPEVDPRDDTALHLSIRPGERRVVRNTYVNQCWQDEERSGGCPIGVGDPFTLEIRVKETHYSIRFNDDKYCSFSHRMPCEMVNFVHLGTGASVDSVLETF from the exons ATGGCACTGATGCTTCCATTGTTCAGTCCG GAGATTCCTTGCCTCGGTGCCATCCTCGGTGGTTTGCCGCCGGGAAAGAAACTCATCATACAAGGCACACTGACGGGCGAcag ATTTAACGTCAATCTTCAGTACGGACCGGAAGTTGATCCGCGAGATGATACGGCGCTGCACCTAAGCATTCGACCGGGCGAGCGAAGGGTGGTACGAAACACGTACGTCAACCAGTGCTGGCAGGATGAGGAACGTTCTGGCGGGTGTCCCATCGGTGTCGGTGACCCTTTCACGCTGGAAATTCGGGTGAAGGAAACGCACTATTCGATACGATTCAATGACGATAAGTATTGCTCCTTCAGCCACCGGATGCCGTGCGAGATGGTTAACTTTGTGCATCTGGGCACTGGCGCTAGCGTCGATTCGGTGTTGGAAACGTTTTAG
- the LOC118512314 gene encoding formin-like protein: protein MGLASSKAVSSIAVSSHGGGSEKSNNGRLSKDSVIVETNYPSMSTDIQQQPGSILPSPSGSSGIDTWKTSSCHVRQASIRSRNLQPMPDAGELDRRFAKVLASMDLPPDKAKLLKNYDNEKKWDIICDQEMVHAKDPPAHYLTKLRTYLDPKASRSHRKRKMVGESTSTQVLRDLEISLRTNHIEWVKEFLDDENQGLDALIDYLSFRLAMMRHEQRILEAKSESDEGLTTKETAANSSYGSNETNHKTVPNGFMRPGLGDMLDSPSIKRRSRHIAKLNMGLTTDDIHVCIMCMRAIMNNKYGFNMVIQHREAINCISLSLIHKSLRTKALVLELLAAICLVKGGHEIILFAFDNFKIVCSEQRRFQTLMEYFMNYELFNIDFMVACMQFVNIVVHSVEDMNYRVHLQYEFTALGLDEYLEKLRLTESEELHVQISAYLDNVFDVAALMEDSETKTAALERVNELEDELGRALDQASEIEREALFKIGELEAELSRTRNERDDLYNKQLVVEDEIVKLKRALKQHEQESQSRQSMLLELENLTKTLPKGTSIADVSNLLAKGGLSELSPTGANGGAGSQQQQQQQQQQQAPPIPPPPAPPIPPSAANVPMPPPPPCPPAPPGGLLNGSSEPPKAPPKPPTFIPVPPPMGGPHGGNLLHCTDGAMTIKRKVQPKYKLPTLNWVALKPNQVRGTIFNELDDEKLHRQIDFVDFEERFKIGMGGPVTNGNCDMDGLTAFPSKRFKKPEHISLLEHTRLRNIAISRRKLEMPAETVIKAINNLDLKLLSLENVELLQKMTPTDQEQKLYKEYVIEKKDLNQLTEEDKFMLQLTKVERISSKLSIMNYIGNFFECWHLISPQVYSIISASSSIKSSKKFRAVLEVILAFGNYLNSSKRGPAYGFKLQSLDTLLDTKSNDKRMSLMHYIVATIRQKFPELMNFDTELFCIDKAAQVSLEMLISDVNELEKGMETVRKEADLRGKGTQSHVLRDFLANSEEKLKKIKSDCKTAQESFKECIEYFGESSRNADANAFFSLLVRFVRAFKTCDQENEQRRRLEAAALQASAKKDEEEQVVLRNNKINNQKKQQEAVINELKLKAHAVREKKLLQQDEVYNGALEDILLGLKNEPYRRADAVRRSQRRRIDSNRLSRTMEEVEV, encoded by the exons ATGGGTCTGGCATCGTCAAAAGCTGTCAGCAGCATTGCGGTTTCGTCGCATGGAGGCGGCTCGGAGAAGAGCAATAATGGTCGGCTTAGCAAGGATAGTGTGATCGTCGAGACCAACTATCCGTCGATGTCGACGGACATTCAGCAGCAACCCGGCTCGATACTTCCGTCTCCGTCCGGTAGCAGCGGTATCGACACCTGGAAAACGTCGAGCTGTCACGTCCGGCAGGCGAGCATACGGTCGCGAAACCTGCAGCCGATGCCGGATGCCGGTGAGCTTGATCGCCGATTTGCAAAAGTGCTG GCATCCATGGACCTTCCGCCGGACAAAGCCAAGCTGCTGAAAAATTATGACAACGAAAAAAAGTGGGACATTATATGCGATCAG GAAATGGTACATGCTAAAGATCCTCCGGCACACTATCTCACCAAGCTTCGCACCTATCTGGATCCCAAAGCGTCCCGCAGCCACAGG AAACGCAAGATGGTGGGTGAGTCGACCTCAACGCAGGTGTTGCGCGATCTGGAGATATCGCTGCGAACAAATCATATCGAATGGGTTAAAGAATTTCTGGACGACGAGAACCAGGGCCTGGATGCGTTGATCGACTATCTCAGCTTTCGCTTGGCCATGATGCGCCACGAGCAGCGCATCCTGGAGGCCAAATCGGAATCGGACGAAGGGCTGACCACGAAAGAGACGGCCGCCAACAGCTCGTATGGAAGCAACGAAACGAATCACAAAACCGTACCCAACGGATTCATGCGCCCCGGTTTGGGTGACATGCTGGACAGCCCCAGCATAAAGCGGCGCTCGCGGCACATCGCAAAGCTAAACATGGGACTCACCACGGATGACATTCACGTGTGCATCATGTGCATGCGCGCCATCATGAACAACAAGTACGGCTTCAACATGGTCATCCAGCACCGGGAAGCGATCAACTGCATCTCGCTCAGCCTGATCCACAAATCGCTGCGCACCAAGGCGCTGGTACTGGAGCTGCTGGCTGCCATCTGCCTGGTAAAGGGTGGACATGAAATCATCCTGTTCGCTTTTGACAACTTCAAGATAGTGTGCTCGGAGCAGCGCCGCTTTCAGACGCTGATGGAATACTTTATGAACTACGAGCTGTTTAACATAGACTTTATGGTGGCGTGCATGCAGTTCGTGAACATTGTCGTCCACTCGGTGGAGGACATGAACTACCGGGTGCACCTGCAGTACGAGTTTACAGCGCTCGGTTTGGACGAGTATCTGGAGAAGCTCCGGCTGACGGAATCGGAGGAGCTGCATGTGCAGATTTCCGCCTACCTGGACAATGTATTCGATGTGGCCGCCCTGATGGAGGACAGCGAAACGAAAACGGCGGCATTGGAGCGCGTGAACGAGCTGGAGGATGAGCTGGGCCGGGCACTCGACCAGGCGAGTGAAATCGAGCGGGAGGCCCTGTTTAAGATCGGCGAGCTCGAGGCGGAACTGAGCCGAACGCGTAACGAGCGAGACGACTTGTACAACAAGCAGCTGGTGGTCGAGGATGAAATCGTCAAACTAAAGCGAGCACTGAAACAGCACGAGCAGGAATCCCAAAGCAGACAGTCGATGCTGCTCGAGCTGGAAAACCTAACCAAAACACTTCCCAAAGGTACGTCCATCGCGGACGTATCGAATCTCCTGGCGAAGGGTGGCCTATCCGAGCTAAGTCCGACCGGTGCCAACGGTGGAGCTggctcgcagcagcagcagcagcagcagcagcagcagcaggcaccaCCGATACCACCACCTCCCGCCCCACCAATACCTCCCTCGGCAGCCAATGTTCCCATGCCGCCTCCACCACCCTGCCCACCGGCGCCACCAGGCGGACTGCTAAACGGAAGCAGCGAACCACCGAAAGCACCACCAAAACCGCCCACTTTCATTCCAGTGCCACCGCCGATGGGTGGACCGCACGGTGGTAACTTGCTGCACTGCACGGACGGTGCGATGACCATCAAGCGCAAGGTGCAGCCGAAATACAAACTTCCCACGCTCAATTGGGTTGCGCTGAAACCGAACCAGGTTCGGGGCACGATCTTCAACGAGCTGGACGACGAGAAGTTGCATCGGCAGATCGATTTTGTCGATTTCGAGGAGCGGTTCAAGATCGGTATGGGCGGCCCCGTCACCAACGGCAACTGTGATATGGACGGGCTGACGGCGTTCCCCAGCAAACGGTTTAAGAAGCCCGAGCACATTTCCCTGCTCGAACACACGAGATTGAGAAACATTG CAATATCTcgaagaaagctagaaatgccTGCGGAAACCGTTATCAAAGCGATCAACAATCTCGATCTCAAGCTCCTATCGCTGGAAAATGTGGAGCTGCTGCAGAAGATGACGCCAACCGACCAGGAGCAGAAGCTTTACAAAGAGTATGTGATAGAGAAGAAAGATCTGAACCAGTTGACCGAGGAGGACAAGTTCATGCTGCAATTGACCAAGGTCGAGCGAATCTCGTCGAAACTGTCGATCATGAACTACATCGGCAACTTCTTCGAATGCTGGCATCTCATTAGTCCG CAAGTGTACTCCATCATATCCGCATCCTCCTCTATCAAATCCTCAAAAAAGTTCCGCGCTGTGCTGGAGGTAATATTGGCGTTTGGCAACTATCTGAACAGCAGCAAGCGTGGCCCCGCCTACGGCTTTAAGCTACAGTCCCTCGACACCCTGCTCGACACCAAGTCCAACGATAAGCGCATGAGCCTGATGCACTACATAGTGGCCACTATACGCCAGAAGTTCCCCGAGCTGATGAACTTCGATACGGAGCTGTTCTGCATCGATAAGGCGGCCCAGGTATCGCTCGAGATGCTCATCTCCGACGTGAACGAACTGGAGAAGGGCATGGAGACGGTGCGCAAGGAAGCCGATTTGCGTGGCAAAGGAACGCAAAGCCACGTGTTGCGCGATTTTCTCGCCAACTCCGAGGAGAAGCTGAAGAAAATCAAATCCGACTGTAAAACGGCACAG GAATCATTCAAAGAGTGCATCGAATACTTTGGCGAATCATCACGGAATGCGGATGCAAATGCATTCTTCTCGTTGCTAGTCCGATTCGTGCGAGCATTCAAG ACCTGTGATCAGGAAAACGAACAACGACGGCGGCTGGAGGCGGCTGCCCTACAGGCGTCTGCCAAAAAGGACGAAGAGGAGCAGGTAGTGCTGCGGAACAACAAAATTAATAATCAAAAGAAGCAACAG GAAGCGGTAATCAACGAGCTTAAGCTGAAGGCTCACGCTGTGCGCGAGAagaagctgctgcagcaggacGAGGTGTACAACGGTGCGCTGGAAGACATTCTGCTGGGACTGAAGAACGAACCGTACCGGCGGGCGGATGCAGTGCGCCGGAGTCAACGGCGACGGATCGATAGTAACAGGCTGTCGCGAACGATGGAAGAGGTAGAAGTGTAG
- the LOC118512322 gene encoding uncharacterized protein LOC118512322, giving the protein MSSPSDHKPATADRCYNDKSPPLYPSTHRFQPLGFSTPQQRGDFSFQARNCYSAQPKHLLPRAKGSDGRYRHRPDDTPYQDRSNHFSQDRTGNAEQRNANFNSGKRLGFGHSWRGHNNRNQRFGGHRPQHNHRQRQTSNESYNIGDYFHPSMLEDPWEFWLRKDNPAIDHSPKQESSDRAEEEVGDIENSDE; this is encoded by the exons ATGTCCTCGCCCTCGGATCACAAACCTGCAACAGCAGATAGGTGCTATAATGATAAAAGTCCTCCACTGTATCCAAGCACGCATCGGTTCCAGCCGCTCGGATTTAGCACACCCCAGCAGCGCGGGGACTTTTCGTTTCAGGCAAGAAATTGTTACTCCGCACAGCCGAAACATTTACTACCGCGAGCTAAGGGTAGCGATGGGCGTTATCGGCACAGACCAGACGATACCCCATACCAGGATCGATCAAACCATTTCTCACAGGACCGCACGGGTAACGCTGAGCAGAGAAATGCAAATTTTAATTCCGGAAAACGTCTTGGTTTTGGTCATAGCTGGAGAGGACACAATAACAGAAATCAACGCTTTGGAGGGCACAGACCACAACACAACCATCGGCAACGGCAG ACGAGCAACGAATCATACAACATCGGGGAttatttccatccatccatgcTGGAGGATCCGTGGGAGTTTTGGCTACGGAAAGACAATCCAGCAATTGATCACTCCCCGAAACAAGAATCTTCGGATAGGGCGGAAGAAGAGGTTGGAGATATCGAAAATAGTGACGAATAG
- the LOC118512319 gene encoding uncharacterized protein LOC118512319, with protein MVNLCSLLLKYNSFSKVEDDIFVYVDRILENAFEIHKRQNDAKKELACLEEELAQQRKRLPTSNVLDLRSPVKKRKVHSLDSSLSACKENVSMLEDSNIFPHKSDSDVSSRLEQNIIDSDEPFFMLTQTPPSPAVAPLREIVSPRNEPAIRPATVRAATKLLFHEKIESPKNVIRESRFGKDFKALESSTVSAEKPVSATTTTVTPNGKWTGKKSKVKVDSPNAEVTPTGLKRFHSLADSNARFRQAKLNFVRQPKHSHANEPDHEGGNDTLFSDFVVPTPPSVASKSKFLKSLRMKKQSTMVSKGPSDTAVARERPDATASSTAAGEQSANLPAAPQDDEDFDDINQTYCPGVESINRIGPDVPVKIKQEPNSQREKRRPFTGSTTKLSDCGTSRPGQKQIDNRDSEVLFVPSATLQSIVSVVESQHEHDKFVSGLAEENAKRMNDGEASLGIDHAWSNNLQRPSGAINPFNRSFDKGKEGLCNDCIKLYNFHTARGVSNDAARSKLPRHCRSCRLAQLHSTPPGFWDPDFLPTPE; from the exons ATGGTTAATTTGTGTAGCTTACTCCTGAAATATAACAGCTTCAGCAAAGTAGAGGACGATATCTTCGTGTACGTCGACCGAATATTAGAAAATGCGTTTG AGATTCATAAAAGACAAAACGATGCAAAAAAGGAATTGGCGTGCCTGGAGGAAGAGTTAGCACAACAACGGAAACGTTTACCCACCTCGAATGTGCTCGATTTACGATCGCCGGTAAAGAAACGCAAAGTACACTCGTTGGATTCATCCCTTTCGGCGTGCAAGGAGAATGTATCGATGCTGGAAGATTCTAACATTTTTCCACACAAATCGGACTCCGATGTGTCGTCAAGGCTCGAGCAGAATATCATAGATTCGGATGAGCCATTCTTCATGCTTACTCAAACCCCTCCCTCACCTGCCGTTGCTCCATTGAGAGAGATAGTTTCTCCTAGAAATGAACCGGCCATCAGACCGGCAACTGTACGTGCAGCAACGAAGCTTTTGTTTCACGAGAAAATTGAATCCCCAAAGAATGTCATACGCGAGAGTCGATTTGGCAAGGATTTTAAGGCATTGGAAAGTTCTACCGTGTCGGCGGAGAAGCCCGTCAgcgccactaccaccaccgtcACGCCAAATGGCAAATGGACGGGAAAGAAGAGCAAGGTGAAGGTGGATTCTCCCAACGCGGAAGTCACACCGACCGGACTTAAACGGTTCCATTCGCTGGCGGATAGTAACGCTCGTTTTCGTCAAGCCAAGCTTAATTTCGTACGCCAGCCCAAGCACTCACATGCAAACGAACCGGACCACGAGGGAGGCAATGATACGCTGTTCAGCGACTTTGTTGTACCAACGCCACCGTCCGTCGCTAGTAAATCGAAATTTTTGAAAAGCTTACGTATGAAAAAGCAATCTACAATGGTTTCGAAAGGACCAAGCGATACAGCGGTGGCCAGAGAACGCCCGGACGCTACCGCATCATCTACAGCTGCTGGAGAACAATCCGCCAACCTTCCGGCTGCACCTCAGGATGATGAAGATTTCGATGACATCAACCAAACGTATTGTCCTGGTGTGGAATCGATAAATCGAATCGGACCGGATGTGCCGGTAAAGATAAAGCAAGAACCGAACTCACAGCGAGAAAAACGGCGACCGTTCACAGGTTCGACGACCAAACTATCGGATTGTGGTACGAGCAGGCCGGGGCAGAAGCAGATAGATAATAGAGATTCGGAAGTACTATTTGTGCCGTCCGCTACTCTGCAATCCATCGTAAGTGTCGTCGAATCACAACACGAACATGACAAATTTGTGTCCGGTTTGGCAGAGGAAAATGCTAAACGCATGAATGATGGCGAGGCGAGTTTAGGAATAGATCACGCCTGGAGCAACAATTTGCAACG ACCATCCGGTGCAATCAACCCGTTCAATCGTAGCTTCGACAAGGGTAAAGAAGGTTTGTGTAATGATTGTATTAAGCTGTATAATTTCCATACGGCACGTGGAGTATCGAACGATGCAGCTCGTTCGAAATTACCACGCCATTGTCGTAGCTGCCGGCTGGCTCAACTTCACAGCACGCCTCCCGGGTTTTGGGATCCCGATTTCCTTCCTACGCCAGAGTAG
- the LOC118512320 gene encoding 4-hydroxyphenylpyruvate dioxygenase, translating into MTTYTDKGPKPDGGKFLSFDHITFYVGNAKQAASYYTTRFGFQDYAYQGLETGSRQLVKHAVRQNRIVFVFVSAYEPGHRELGDHLVRHGDGVKDVAFEVEDLDVIVRRAKERGAKVVRDVWEESDEHGTVRFATVQTYGDTVHTFVERHRYRGLFLPGFRPPLHEDVLLPTLPTVGLNFIDHVVGNQPDLQMESVAAWYEKMLMFHRFWSVDDSQIHTEYSALRSIVMTNYEETIKMPINEPAKGKKKSQIEEYVEYYGGAGVQHIALNTSDIIGAIRNLRARGQQFLSIPDTYYDQLRQRLKSSGVKIKEDMAVLQELKILIDYDENGYLLQIFSKNMQDRPTLFIEVIQRHNHNGFGAGNFKALFEAIEAEQEKRGNL; encoded by the exons ATG ACCACATACACCGATAAAGGACCCAAACCGGACGGTGGAAAGTTTCTCTCGTTTGATCACATCACCTTCTACGTGGGCAACGCGAAACAAGCGGCCAGCTACTATACGACGCGATTCGGCTTCCAGGACTACGCGTACCAGGGCTTGGAAACTGGAAGCCGCCAGCTGGTAAAGCATGCCGTCCGCCAGAACCGGATCGTGTTCGTGTTTGTGTCGGCCTACGAGCCGGGCCATCGTGAGCTCGGAGACCATCTGGTACGACACGGAGACGGAGTTAAGGATGTTGCTTTCGAGGTAGAGGACCTGGACGTGATCGTGCGCCGGGCCAAGGAAAGGGGAGCCAAGGTGGTGCGCGACGTCTGGGAGGAGTCGGACGAGCATGGTACGGTGCGGTTCGCTACGGTGCAAACGTACGGCGATACCGTGCACACGTTCGTGGAGCGCCATCGCTACCGTGGCCTGTTTCTGCCCGGCTTCCGGCCACCACTGCACGAGGACGTGCTGCTGCCCACGCTGCCCACGGTCGGGCTGAACTTTATCGATCACGTGGTGGGCAATCAGCCCGATTTGCAGATGGAGTCGGTGGCCGCCTGGTACGAGAAGATGCTGATGTTCCACCGGTTCTGGTCGGTGGACGATAGCCAGATCCACACGGAATATTCGGCCCTGCGCTCGATCGTCATGACCAACTACGAGGAAACGATCAAGATGCCGATCAACGAACCGGccaagggaaagaaaaagtcaCAGATCGAAGAGTACGTCGAGTATTACGGTGGCGCCGGCGTGCAGCACATCGCGCTCAACACCAGCGATATCATCGGTGCCATTCGCAACCTTCGCGCACGGGGCCAACAGTTTCTGTCCATCCCGGACACGTACTACGATCAGCTGCGCCAGCGGCTCAAGTCGAGCGGTGTAAAGATCAAGGAGGATATGGCGGTGCTGCAGGAGCTGAAAATTCTGATCGATTACGACGAGAACGGCTATCTGTTGCAGATCTTCTCCAAGAACATGCAGGACCGGCCAACGCTGTTCATCGAGGTGATTCAACGACACAACCACAAT GGATTCGGTGCGGGCAACTTTAAGGCACTGTTCGAAGCAATTGAAGCGGAACAAGAAAAACGTGGAAACTTGTAA